A stretch of Trichomycterus rosablanca isolate fTriRos1 chromosome 8, fTriRos1.hap1, whole genome shotgun sequence DNA encodes these proteins:
- the ppp6r3 gene encoding serine/threonine-protein phosphatase 6 regulatory subunit 3 isoform X4 produces MFWKFDLHTTSHIDTLLDKEDVTLKEVMDEEDVLQECKAQNHKLVDFLVRPQCMEDLVGYITQEPSDDVQEKVKYKYPNISCELLTSDVGQINDRLGEDESLLVKLYGFLQNEPPLNPLLASFFSKVLSILIGRKPEQIVEFLRKREDFVDLMIKHIGTSAIMDLLLRMLTCIEPQQLRQEVLNWLNEEKVIQRLVDMVQPCQDEDRHSNASQSLCEIIRLSRDQMFQVQGSSEPDPLLATLEKQETVEQLLSNIFDKERNESAIVSVIQILLTLFETRRPAFEGHLDLCPPGMNHPSFSVNQSILEAVRPRLKDFHQLLLEPPKKTVLKTTWGSLDPPVGNTRLHVVRLVASLLQTNTHIINQELINLNMLGVVLDMYFTYVWNNFLHIQVEICIAMMLAMPSTQGDPEISRDQDQEALRENILITNLFQKCRLIQRILEAWSTNEKEQAEGGRRRGYMGHLTRIANSIVHNSDKGPNGAQIQQLISELQEDERERWEVFTSGQLADINKKNTVDLVNTHHIHSSSDDEVDFKDSGFHHDSSLQQMQQMTSNFIEQFGFNDEEFADQDDVVDIPFDRISDINFSLNTNESANMALFEACCKEKIQQFEDAGSDEEDIWDEKDVTFAPEAQRRPSSGSTDSEESTDSEEDDAKRDPFEPPNTATDDRMEVDGGDGHTWTANFDDVPMETSGSVAPATSSSSSSSSSTWSTPTNNKATETSWANFSSFTPVSPKDPLRCNSPVAMETSVEPADPLGVNAPAGVDQWPTSPGPKSGGSDAEEEPSADRITETVTNGSMKETLSLTVDAKTETAVFKRVLKSYREEENGSTSEDASAKCTVAEDAETERSETENCQKSGAKHSEENSKPTGEVLNGPLEDAATMEETKTEQCVSEAAAAVVNGPV; encoded by the exons ATGTTTTGGAAGTTTGACCTACACACCACGTCTCACATCGACACGCTCCTGGACAAAGAGGACGTGACCCTGAAGGAGGTGATGGACGAGGAGGACGTCCTGCAGGAGTGCAAGGCCCAGAACCACAAGCTGGTGGACTTCCTGGTGCGGCCGCAGTGCATGGAGGACCTGGTGGGCTACATCACGCAGGAGCCCAGCGACGACGTCCAGGAGAAAGTCAAATACAA GTACCCGAACATATCCTGCGAGCTCCTCACGTCAGACGTCGGACAGATCAACGACAGACTGGGCGAGGACGAGAGCTTGCTCGTGAAACTCTACGGCTTCCTGCAGAACGAGCCGCCGCTCAATCCCCTCCTAGCCAGCTTCTTCAGCAAAGTGCTGAGCATCCTCATCGGCAGAAAGCCCGAGCAG attgtGGAGTTCTTAAGGAAGAGAGAAGACTTTGTCGATCTAATGATCAAACACATAGGAACCTCAGCCATCATGGATCTCCTGCTCAGGATGCTCACCTGCATCGAACCACAGCAGCTCAGACAGGAGGTCTTAAAT TGGTTGAACGAGGAGAAGGTGATCCAGAGACTGGTGGACATGGTCCAACCCTGTCAGGACGAGGAC AGACACTCGAATGCATCTCAGTCTCTGTGTGAGATCATCCGCCTGAGCCGAGATCAGATGTTCCAGGTACAGGGTTCGTCGGAGCCCGATCCGCTGCTCGCCACGCTGGAGAA ACAAGAGACCGTCGAGCAGCTGCTGTCCAACATCTTCGACAAGGAGAGGAACGAGTCGGCGATAGTGAGCGTGATCCAGATCCTCCTCACGCTGTTCGAGACGCGGAGGCCAGC GTTCGAGGGCCATTTAGACCTCTGTCCTCCAGGAATGAACCATCCATCGTTCTCTGTGAATCAGAGTATCCTGGAGGCCGTCAGACCAAGACTGAAGGACTTCCATCAACTCCTGCTGGAGCCTCCAAAG AAAACAGTGTTGAAGACAACGTGGGGAAGTTTGGACCCTCCCGTGGGAAACACGCGCTTACACGTGGTCAGACTGGTGGCCAGCCTGCTACAGACGAACACACACATCATCAACCAGGAGCTGATCAACCTCAACATGCTGGGAGTCGTCCTC GATATGTATTTCACATACGTCTGGAACAACTTCCTGCATATACAAGTAGAAATCTGTATAGCCATGATGTTAGCCATGCCTTCGACCCAGGGCGACCCCGAAATCAGCAGAGACCAGGATCAGGAGGCGCTTAGGGAGAATATTCTCATTACAAAT CTTTTCCAGAAGTGCCGACTGATACAGAGAATTTTGGAGGCGTGGAGCACAAACGAGAAGGAACA ggcTGAAGGGGGTCGTAGGAGAGGTTACATGGGGCATTTAACCAGAATCGCCAACTCTATAGTACACAACAGCGACAAGGGTCCTAACGGGGCTCAGATTCAGCAGCTCATTTCAG AGCTTCAGGAGGACGAGCGGGAGAGATGGGAGGTCTTCACCTCAGGCCAGCTAGCAGATATAAACAAGAAAAACACTGTAGATTTA GTTAACACGCACCACATTCACTCGTCCAGCGACGACGAGGTGGACTTCAAGGACAGCGGCTTCCATCACGACTCCTCGCTGCAACAA ATGCAACAAATGACGTCCAATTTTATTGAGCAGTTCGGCTTCAATGACGAAGAGTTTGCTGATCAGGACGATGTCGTGGA TATTCCCTTTGATAGAATATCAGACATCAATTTTTCCTTGAATACTAACGAGAGT gCGAACATGGCTCTGTTCGAGGCCTGCTGTAAGGAGAAAATCCAGCAGTTTGAAGACGCTGGGTCGGACGAGGAGGACATCTGGGATGAGAAGGATGTGACGTTTGCTCCTGAAGCTCAGAGACGCCCCAG TTCAggcagcactgacagtgaggagAGTACAGACTCGGAGGAGGACGACGCCAAGAGGGACCCGTTCGAGCCCCCCAACACTGCCACTGACGACCGAATGGAAGTGGACGGTGGAGACG GCCATACGTGGACAGCCAACTTTGATGATGTTCCCATGGAAACGAGCGGCTCAGTGGCCCCAGCcacgtcctcctcctcctcctcctcctcctccacatgGAGCACGCCCACCAACAACAAGGCCACAGAAACCAGCTGGGCCAATTTCTCCAGCTTCACTCCCGTCAG CCCTAAAGATCCTTTACGGTGCAACTCTCCGGTAGCCATGGAGACGAGCGTAGAGCCGGCTGACCCCCTGGGTGTTAATGCGCCCGCAG GGGTGGATCAGTGGCCCACCTCCCCAGGTCCTAAATCCGGAGGTTCCGACGCAGAGGAGGAGCCGAGCGCCGATCGGATCACCGAAACGGTCACCAACGGCTCCATGAAGGAAACGCTCAGCCTTACCGTCGATGCCAAAACCGAAACTGCTGTTTTCAAGAG AGTGTTGAAATCGTATCG TGAGGAGGAGAACGGATCTACCTCTGAAGACGCCTCTGCCAAGTGCACGGTGGCCGAGGACGCCGAGACCGAGAGGAGCGAGACTGAGAACTGTCAGAAATCTGG TGCAAAACACTCGGAGGAGAATTCGAAACCTACCGGCGAGGTTCTCAACGGTCCTCTGGAGGACGCGGCGACCATGGAGGAAACCAA aacggagCAGTGTGTGTCCGAGGCAGCAGCGGCGGTGGTGAATGGACcggtgtga
- the ppp6r3 gene encoding serine/threonine-protein phosphatase 6 regulatory subunit 3 isoform X2: MFWKFDLHTTSHIDTLLDKEDVTLKEVMDEEDVLQECKAQNHKLVDFLVRPQCMEDLVGYITQEPSDDVQEKVKYKYPNISCELLTSDVGQINDRLGEDESLLVKLYGFLQNEPPLNPLLASFFSKVLSILIGRKPEQIVEFLRKREDFVDLMIKHIGTSAIMDLLLRMLTCIEPQQLRQEVLNWLNEEKVIQRLVDMVQPCQDEDRHSNASQSLCEIIRLSRDQMFQVQGSSEPDPLLATLEKQETVEQLLSNIFDKERNESAIVSVIQILLTLFETRRPAFEGHLDLCPPGMNHPSFSVNQSILEAVRPRLKDFHQLLLEPPKKTVLKTTWGSLDPPVGNTRLHVVRLVASLLQTNTHIINQELINLNMLGVVLDMYFTYVWNNFLHIQVEICIAMMLAMPSTQGDPEISRDQDQEALRENILITNLFQKCRLIQRILEAWSTNEKEQAEGGRRRGYMGHLTRIANSIVHNSDKGPNGAQIQQLISELQEDERERWEVFTSGQLADINKKNTVDLVNTHHIHSSSDDEVDFKDSGFHHDSSLQQAFSDYQMQQMTSNFIEQFGFNDEEFADQDDVVDIPFDRISDINFSLNTNESANMALFEACCKEKIQQFEDAGSDEEDIWDEKDVTFAPEAQRRPSSGSTDSEESTDSEEDDAKRDPFEPPNTATDDRMEVDGGDGHTWTANFDDVPMETSGSVAPATSSSSSSSSSTWSTPTNNKATETSWANFSSFTPVSPKDPLRCNSPVAMETSVEPADPLGVNAPAGVDQWPTSPGPKSGGSDAEEEPSADRITETVTNGSMKETLSLTVDAKTETAVFKRVLKSYREEENGSTSEDASAKCTVAEDAETERSETENCQKSGAKHSEENSKPTGEVLNGPLEDAATMEETKTEQCVSEAAAAVVNGPV; the protein is encoded by the exons ATGTTTTGGAAGTTTGACCTACACACCACGTCTCACATCGACACGCTCCTGGACAAAGAGGACGTGACCCTGAAGGAGGTGATGGACGAGGAGGACGTCCTGCAGGAGTGCAAGGCCCAGAACCACAAGCTGGTGGACTTCCTGGTGCGGCCGCAGTGCATGGAGGACCTGGTGGGCTACATCACGCAGGAGCCCAGCGACGACGTCCAGGAGAAAGTCAAATACAA GTACCCGAACATATCCTGCGAGCTCCTCACGTCAGACGTCGGACAGATCAACGACAGACTGGGCGAGGACGAGAGCTTGCTCGTGAAACTCTACGGCTTCCTGCAGAACGAGCCGCCGCTCAATCCCCTCCTAGCCAGCTTCTTCAGCAAAGTGCTGAGCATCCTCATCGGCAGAAAGCCCGAGCAG attgtGGAGTTCTTAAGGAAGAGAGAAGACTTTGTCGATCTAATGATCAAACACATAGGAACCTCAGCCATCATGGATCTCCTGCTCAGGATGCTCACCTGCATCGAACCACAGCAGCTCAGACAGGAGGTCTTAAAT TGGTTGAACGAGGAGAAGGTGATCCAGAGACTGGTGGACATGGTCCAACCCTGTCAGGACGAGGAC AGACACTCGAATGCATCTCAGTCTCTGTGTGAGATCATCCGCCTGAGCCGAGATCAGATGTTCCAGGTACAGGGTTCGTCGGAGCCCGATCCGCTGCTCGCCACGCTGGAGAA ACAAGAGACCGTCGAGCAGCTGCTGTCCAACATCTTCGACAAGGAGAGGAACGAGTCGGCGATAGTGAGCGTGATCCAGATCCTCCTCACGCTGTTCGAGACGCGGAGGCCAGC GTTCGAGGGCCATTTAGACCTCTGTCCTCCAGGAATGAACCATCCATCGTTCTCTGTGAATCAGAGTATCCTGGAGGCCGTCAGACCAAGACTGAAGGACTTCCATCAACTCCTGCTGGAGCCTCCAAAG AAAACAGTGTTGAAGACAACGTGGGGAAGTTTGGACCCTCCCGTGGGAAACACGCGCTTACACGTGGTCAGACTGGTGGCCAGCCTGCTACAGACGAACACACACATCATCAACCAGGAGCTGATCAACCTCAACATGCTGGGAGTCGTCCTC GATATGTATTTCACATACGTCTGGAACAACTTCCTGCATATACAAGTAGAAATCTGTATAGCCATGATGTTAGCCATGCCTTCGACCCAGGGCGACCCCGAAATCAGCAGAGACCAGGATCAGGAGGCGCTTAGGGAGAATATTCTCATTACAAAT CTTTTCCAGAAGTGCCGACTGATACAGAGAATTTTGGAGGCGTGGAGCACAAACGAGAAGGAACA ggcTGAAGGGGGTCGTAGGAGAGGTTACATGGGGCATTTAACCAGAATCGCCAACTCTATAGTACACAACAGCGACAAGGGTCCTAACGGGGCTCAGATTCAGCAGCTCATTTCAG AGCTTCAGGAGGACGAGCGGGAGAGATGGGAGGTCTTCACCTCAGGCCAGCTAGCAGATATAAACAAGAAAAACACTGTAGATTTA GTTAACACGCACCACATTCACTCGTCCAGCGACGACGAGGTGGACTTCAAGGACAGCGGCTTCCATCACGACTCCTCGCTGCAACAA GCCTTTTCTGATTATCAGATGCAACAAATGACGTCCAATTTTATTGAGCAGTTCGGCTTCAATGACGAAGAGTTTGCTGATCAGGACGATGTCGTGGA TATTCCCTTTGATAGAATATCAGACATCAATTTTTCCTTGAATACTAACGAGAGT gCGAACATGGCTCTGTTCGAGGCCTGCTGTAAGGAGAAAATCCAGCAGTTTGAAGACGCTGGGTCGGACGAGGAGGACATCTGGGATGAGAAGGATGTGACGTTTGCTCCTGAAGCTCAGAGACGCCCCAG TTCAggcagcactgacagtgaggagAGTACAGACTCGGAGGAGGACGACGCCAAGAGGGACCCGTTCGAGCCCCCCAACACTGCCACTGACGACCGAATGGAAGTGGACGGTGGAGACG GCCATACGTGGACAGCCAACTTTGATGATGTTCCCATGGAAACGAGCGGCTCAGTGGCCCCAGCcacgtcctcctcctcctcctcctcctcctccacatgGAGCACGCCCACCAACAACAAGGCCACAGAAACCAGCTGGGCCAATTTCTCCAGCTTCACTCCCGTCAG CCCTAAAGATCCTTTACGGTGCAACTCTCCGGTAGCCATGGAGACGAGCGTAGAGCCGGCTGACCCCCTGGGTGTTAATGCGCCCGCAG GGGTGGATCAGTGGCCCACCTCCCCAGGTCCTAAATCCGGAGGTTCCGACGCAGAGGAGGAGCCGAGCGCCGATCGGATCACCGAAACGGTCACCAACGGCTCCATGAAGGAAACGCTCAGCCTTACCGTCGATGCCAAAACCGAAACTGCTGTTTTCAAGAG AGTGTTGAAATCGTATCG TGAGGAGGAGAACGGATCTACCTCTGAAGACGCCTCTGCCAAGTGCACGGTGGCCGAGGACGCCGAGACCGAGAGGAGCGAGACTGAGAACTGTCAGAAATCTGG TGCAAAACACTCGGAGGAGAATTCGAAACCTACCGGCGAGGTTCTCAACGGTCCTCTGGAGGACGCGGCGACCATGGAGGAAACCAA aacggagCAGTGTGTGTCCGAGGCAGCAGCGGCGGTGGTGAATGGACcggtgtga
- the ppp6r3 gene encoding serine/threonine-protein phosphatase 6 regulatory subunit 3 isoform X3, with the protein MFWKFDLHTTSHIDTLLDKEDVTLKEVMDEEDVLQECKAQNHKLVDFLVRPQCMEDLVGYITQEPSDDVQEKVKYKYPNISCELLTSDVGQINDRLGEDESLLVKLYGFLQNEPPLNPLLASFFSKVLSILIGRKPEQIVEFLRKREDFVDLMIKHIGTSAIMDLLLRMLTCIEPQQLRQEVLNWLNEEKVIQRLVDMVQPCQDEDRHSNASQSLCEIIRLSRDQMFQVQGSSEPDPLLATLEKQETVEQLLSNIFDKERNESAIVSVIQILLTLFETRRPAFEGHLDLCPPGMNHPSFSVNQSILEAVRPRLKDFHQLLLEPPKKTVLKTTWGSLDPPVGNTRLHVVRLVASLLQTNTHIINQELINLNMLGVVLDMYFTYVWNNFLHIQVEICIAMMLAMPSTQGDPEISRDQDQEALRENILITNLFQKCRLIQRILEAWSTNEKEQAEGGRRRGYMGHLTRIANSIVHNSDKGPNGAQIQQLISELQEDERERWEVFTSGQLADINKKNTVDLVNTHHIHSSSDDEVDFKDSGFHHDSSLQQMQQMTSNFIEQFGFNDEEFADQDDVVDIPFDRISDINFSLNTNESANMALFEACCKEKIQQFEDAGSDEEDIWDEKDVTFAPEAQRRPRSSGSTDSEESTDSEEDDAKRDPFEPPNTATDDRMEVDGGDGHTWTANFDDVPMETSGSVAPATSSSSSSSSSTWSTPTNNKATETSWANFSSFTPVSPKDPLRCNSPVAMETSVEPADPLGVNAPAGVDQWPTSPGPKSGGSDAEEEPSADRITETVTNGSMKETLSLTVDAKTETAVFKRVLKSYREEENGSTSEDASAKCTVAEDAETERSETENCQKSGAKHSEENSKPTGEVLNGPLEDAATMEETKTEQCVSEAAAAVVNGPV; encoded by the exons ATGTTTTGGAAGTTTGACCTACACACCACGTCTCACATCGACACGCTCCTGGACAAAGAGGACGTGACCCTGAAGGAGGTGATGGACGAGGAGGACGTCCTGCAGGAGTGCAAGGCCCAGAACCACAAGCTGGTGGACTTCCTGGTGCGGCCGCAGTGCATGGAGGACCTGGTGGGCTACATCACGCAGGAGCCCAGCGACGACGTCCAGGAGAAAGTCAAATACAA GTACCCGAACATATCCTGCGAGCTCCTCACGTCAGACGTCGGACAGATCAACGACAGACTGGGCGAGGACGAGAGCTTGCTCGTGAAACTCTACGGCTTCCTGCAGAACGAGCCGCCGCTCAATCCCCTCCTAGCCAGCTTCTTCAGCAAAGTGCTGAGCATCCTCATCGGCAGAAAGCCCGAGCAG attgtGGAGTTCTTAAGGAAGAGAGAAGACTTTGTCGATCTAATGATCAAACACATAGGAACCTCAGCCATCATGGATCTCCTGCTCAGGATGCTCACCTGCATCGAACCACAGCAGCTCAGACAGGAGGTCTTAAAT TGGTTGAACGAGGAGAAGGTGATCCAGAGACTGGTGGACATGGTCCAACCCTGTCAGGACGAGGAC AGACACTCGAATGCATCTCAGTCTCTGTGTGAGATCATCCGCCTGAGCCGAGATCAGATGTTCCAGGTACAGGGTTCGTCGGAGCCCGATCCGCTGCTCGCCACGCTGGAGAA ACAAGAGACCGTCGAGCAGCTGCTGTCCAACATCTTCGACAAGGAGAGGAACGAGTCGGCGATAGTGAGCGTGATCCAGATCCTCCTCACGCTGTTCGAGACGCGGAGGCCAGC GTTCGAGGGCCATTTAGACCTCTGTCCTCCAGGAATGAACCATCCATCGTTCTCTGTGAATCAGAGTATCCTGGAGGCCGTCAGACCAAGACTGAAGGACTTCCATCAACTCCTGCTGGAGCCTCCAAAG AAAACAGTGTTGAAGACAACGTGGGGAAGTTTGGACCCTCCCGTGGGAAACACGCGCTTACACGTGGTCAGACTGGTGGCCAGCCTGCTACAGACGAACACACACATCATCAACCAGGAGCTGATCAACCTCAACATGCTGGGAGTCGTCCTC GATATGTATTTCACATACGTCTGGAACAACTTCCTGCATATACAAGTAGAAATCTGTATAGCCATGATGTTAGCCATGCCTTCGACCCAGGGCGACCCCGAAATCAGCAGAGACCAGGATCAGGAGGCGCTTAGGGAGAATATTCTCATTACAAAT CTTTTCCAGAAGTGCCGACTGATACAGAGAATTTTGGAGGCGTGGAGCACAAACGAGAAGGAACA ggcTGAAGGGGGTCGTAGGAGAGGTTACATGGGGCATTTAACCAGAATCGCCAACTCTATAGTACACAACAGCGACAAGGGTCCTAACGGGGCTCAGATTCAGCAGCTCATTTCAG AGCTTCAGGAGGACGAGCGGGAGAGATGGGAGGTCTTCACCTCAGGCCAGCTAGCAGATATAAACAAGAAAAACACTGTAGATTTA GTTAACACGCACCACATTCACTCGTCCAGCGACGACGAGGTGGACTTCAAGGACAGCGGCTTCCATCACGACTCCTCGCTGCAACAA ATGCAACAAATGACGTCCAATTTTATTGAGCAGTTCGGCTTCAATGACGAAGAGTTTGCTGATCAGGACGATGTCGTGGA TATTCCCTTTGATAGAATATCAGACATCAATTTTTCCTTGAATACTAACGAGAGT gCGAACATGGCTCTGTTCGAGGCCTGCTGTAAGGAGAAAATCCAGCAGTTTGAAGACGCTGGGTCGGACGAGGAGGACATCTGGGATGAGAAGGATGTGACGTTTGCTCCTGAAGCTCAGAGACGCCCCAG AAGTTCAggcagcactgacagtgaggagAGTACAGACTCGGAGGAGGACGACGCCAAGAGGGACCCGTTCGAGCCCCCCAACACTGCCACTGACGACCGAATGGAAGTGGACGGTGGAGACG GCCATACGTGGACAGCCAACTTTGATGATGTTCCCATGGAAACGAGCGGCTCAGTGGCCCCAGCcacgtcctcctcctcctcctcctcctcctccacatgGAGCACGCCCACCAACAACAAGGCCACAGAAACCAGCTGGGCCAATTTCTCCAGCTTCACTCCCGTCAG CCCTAAAGATCCTTTACGGTGCAACTCTCCGGTAGCCATGGAGACGAGCGTAGAGCCGGCTGACCCCCTGGGTGTTAATGCGCCCGCAG GGGTGGATCAGTGGCCCACCTCCCCAGGTCCTAAATCCGGAGGTTCCGACGCAGAGGAGGAGCCGAGCGCCGATCGGATCACCGAAACGGTCACCAACGGCTCCATGAAGGAAACGCTCAGCCTTACCGTCGATGCCAAAACCGAAACTGCTGTTTTCAAGAG AGTGTTGAAATCGTATCG TGAGGAGGAGAACGGATCTACCTCTGAAGACGCCTCTGCCAAGTGCACGGTGGCCGAGGACGCCGAGACCGAGAGGAGCGAGACTGAGAACTGTCAGAAATCTGG TGCAAAACACTCGGAGGAGAATTCGAAACCTACCGGCGAGGTTCTCAACGGTCCTCTGGAGGACGCGGCGACCATGGAGGAAACCAA aacggagCAGTGTGTGTCCGAGGCAGCAGCGGCGGTGGTGAATGGACcggtgtga
- the ppp6r3 gene encoding serine/threonine-protein phosphatase 6 regulatory subunit 3 isoform X6: MFWKFDLHTTSHIDTLLDKEDVTLKEVMDEEDVLQECKAQNHKLVDFLVRPQCMEDLVGYITQEPSDDVQEKVKYKYPNISCELLTSDVGQINDRLGEDESLLVKLYGFLQNEPPLNPLLASFFSKVLSILIGRKPEQIVEFLRKREDFVDLMIKHIGTSAIMDLLLRMLTCIEPQQLRQEVLNWLNEEKVIQRLVDMVQPCQDEDRHSNASQSLCEIIRLSRDQMFQVQGSSEPDPLLATLEKQETVEQLLSNIFDKERNESAIVSVIQILLTLFETRRPAFEGHLDLCPPGMNHPSFSVNQSILEAVRPRLKDFHQLLLEPPKKTVLKTTWGSLDPPVGNTRLHVVRLVASLLQTNTHIINQELINLNMLGVVLDMYFTYVWNNFLHIQVEICIAMMLAMPSTQGDPEISRDQDQEALRENILITNLFQKCRLIQRILEAWSTNEKEQAEGGRRRGYMGHLTRIANSIVHNSDKGPNGAQIQQLISELQEDERERWEVFTSGQLADINKKNTVDLVNTHHIHSSSDDEVDFKDSGFHHDSSLQQAFSDYQMQQMTSNFIEQFGFNDEEFADQDDVVDIPFDRISDINFSLNTNESANMALFEACCKEKIQQFEDAGSDEEDIWDEKDVTFAPEAQRRPRSSGSTDSEESTDSEEDDAKRDPFEPPNTATDDRMEVDGGDGHTWTANFDDVPMETSGSVAPATSSSSSSSSSTWSTPTNNKATETSWANFSSFTPVSPKDPLRCNSPVAMETSVEPADPLGVNAPAGVDQWPTSPGPKSGGSDAEEEPSADRITETVTNGSMKETLSLTVDAKTETAVFKSEEENGSTSEDASAKCTVAEDAETERSETENCQKSGAKHSEENSKPTGEVLNGPLEDAATMEETKTEQCVSEAAAAVVNGPV, from the exons ATGTTTTGGAAGTTTGACCTACACACCACGTCTCACATCGACACGCTCCTGGACAAAGAGGACGTGACCCTGAAGGAGGTGATGGACGAGGAGGACGTCCTGCAGGAGTGCAAGGCCCAGAACCACAAGCTGGTGGACTTCCTGGTGCGGCCGCAGTGCATGGAGGACCTGGTGGGCTACATCACGCAGGAGCCCAGCGACGACGTCCAGGAGAAAGTCAAATACAA GTACCCGAACATATCCTGCGAGCTCCTCACGTCAGACGTCGGACAGATCAACGACAGACTGGGCGAGGACGAGAGCTTGCTCGTGAAACTCTACGGCTTCCTGCAGAACGAGCCGCCGCTCAATCCCCTCCTAGCCAGCTTCTTCAGCAAAGTGCTGAGCATCCTCATCGGCAGAAAGCCCGAGCAG attgtGGAGTTCTTAAGGAAGAGAGAAGACTTTGTCGATCTAATGATCAAACACATAGGAACCTCAGCCATCATGGATCTCCTGCTCAGGATGCTCACCTGCATCGAACCACAGCAGCTCAGACAGGAGGTCTTAAAT TGGTTGAACGAGGAGAAGGTGATCCAGAGACTGGTGGACATGGTCCAACCCTGTCAGGACGAGGAC AGACACTCGAATGCATCTCAGTCTCTGTGTGAGATCATCCGCCTGAGCCGAGATCAGATGTTCCAGGTACAGGGTTCGTCGGAGCCCGATCCGCTGCTCGCCACGCTGGAGAA ACAAGAGACCGTCGAGCAGCTGCTGTCCAACATCTTCGACAAGGAGAGGAACGAGTCGGCGATAGTGAGCGTGATCCAGATCCTCCTCACGCTGTTCGAGACGCGGAGGCCAGC GTTCGAGGGCCATTTAGACCTCTGTCCTCCAGGAATGAACCATCCATCGTTCTCTGTGAATCAGAGTATCCTGGAGGCCGTCAGACCAAGACTGAAGGACTTCCATCAACTCCTGCTGGAGCCTCCAAAG AAAACAGTGTTGAAGACAACGTGGGGAAGTTTGGACCCTCCCGTGGGAAACACGCGCTTACACGTGGTCAGACTGGTGGCCAGCCTGCTACAGACGAACACACACATCATCAACCAGGAGCTGATCAACCTCAACATGCTGGGAGTCGTCCTC GATATGTATTTCACATACGTCTGGAACAACTTCCTGCATATACAAGTAGAAATCTGTATAGCCATGATGTTAGCCATGCCTTCGACCCAGGGCGACCCCGAAATCAGCAGAGACCAGGATCAGGAGGCGCTTAGGGAGAATATTCTCATTACAAAT CTTTTCCAGAAGTGCCGACTGATACAGAGAATTTTGGAGGCGTGGAGCACAAACGAGAAGGAACA ggcTGAAGGGGGTCGTAGGAGAGGTTACATGGGGCATTTAACCAGAATCGCCAACTCTATAGTACACAACAGCGACAAGGGTCCTAACGGGGCTCAGATTCAGCAGCTCATTTCAG AGCTTCAGGAGGACGAGCGGGAGAGATGGGAGGTCTTCACCTCAGGCCAGCTAGCAGATATAAACAAGAAAAACACTGTAGATTTA GTTAACACGCACCACATTCACTCGTCCAGCGACGACGAGGTGGACTTCAAGGACAGCGGCTTCCATCACGACTCCTCGCTGCAACAA GCCTTTTCTGATTATCAGATGCAACAAATGACGTCCAATTTTATTGAGCAGTTCGGCTTCAATGACGAAGAGTTTGCTGATCAGGACGATGTCGTGGA TATTCCCTTTGATAGAATATCAGACATCAATTTTTCCTTGAATACTAACGAGAGT gCGAACATGGCTCTGTTCGAGGCCTGCTGTAAGGAGAAAATCCAGCAGTTTGAAGACGCTGGGTCGGACGAGGAGGACATCTGGGATGAGAAGGATGTGACGTTTGCTCCTGAAGCTCAGAGACGCCCCAG AAGTTCAggcagcactgacagtgaggagAGTACAGACTCGGAGGAGGACGACGCCAAGAGGGACCCGTTCGAGCCCCCCAACACTGCCACTGACGACCGAATGGAAGTGGACGGTGGAGACG GCCATACGTGGACAGCCAACTTTGATGATGTTCCCATGGAAACGAGCGGCTCAGTGGCCCCAGCcacgtcctcctcctcctcctcctcctcctccacatgGAGCACGCCCACCAACAACAAGGCCACAGAAACCAGCTGGGCCAATTTCTCCAGCTTCACTCCCGTCAG CCCTAAAGATCCTTTACGGTGCAACTCTCCGGTAGCCATGGAGACGAGCGTAGAGCCGGCTGACCCCCTGGGTGTTAATGCGCCCGCAG GGGTGGATCAGTGGCCCACCTCCCCAGGTCCTAAATCCGGAGGTTCCGACGCAGAGGAGGAGCCGAGCGCCGATCGGATCACCGAAACGGTCACCAACGGCTCCATGAAGGAAACGCTCAGCCTTACCGTCGATGCCAAAACCGAAACTGCTGTTTTCAAGAG TGAGGAGGAGAACGGATCTACCTCTGAAGACGCCTCTGCCAAGTGCACGGTGGCCGAGGACGCCGAGACCGAGAGGAGCGAGACTGAGAACTGTCAGAAATCTGG TGCAAAACACTCGGAGGAGAATTCGAAACCTACCGGCGAGGTTCTCAACGGTCCTCTGGAGGACGCGGCGACCATGGAGGAAACCAA aacggagCAGTGTGTGTCCGAGGCAGCAGCGGCGGTGGTGAATGGACcggtgtga